The following proteins are encoded in a genomic region of Asterias amurensis chromosome 5, ASM3211899v1:
- the LOC139936937 gene encoding uncharacterized protein, with product MTTHIPANPTLLVARLCRNLAADQGCGARGKTLVLTIFMGFVHVQVYNVNEVDGGGGQKLDQEKNNMVNGNDSLPPRLVVSYLDLVVPGQHHQESRNKMLLKTLQ from the exons ATGACTACACACATACCTGCAAACCCTACACTTCTAGTGGCGAGACTCTGCAGGAACTTGGCAGCTGATCAAG GATGTGGTGCAAGAGGGAAGACACTTGTTCTGACTATATTTATGGGGTTTGTGCACGTCCAAGTCTACAACGTCAATG AGGTAGATGGCGGTGGAGGTCAGAAACTAGACCAAGAGAAGAACAACATGGTGAATGGTAATGACTCGCTGCCACCCCGGCTAG TCGTAAGCTACCTAGACCTAGTAGTGCCCGGCCAGCACCACCAAGAGTCAAGAAACAAGATGCTGCTTAAGACCCTGCAATGA